In one window of Agromyces badenianii DNA:
- the thrC gene encoding threonine synthase has protein sequence MNHPTPKANSRQWRGVIREYADRLDVTDATPIVTLGEGGTPLLPAPALSARTGADVWVKFEGMNPTGSFKDRGMTMAVTKAVEGGAKVVICASTGNTSASAAAYATHAGIKAAVLVPEGKIALGKLSQAIAHNAELLQVQGNFDDCLDIARDLAANYPVHLVNSVNNDRIEGQKTAAFEVVEVLGDAPDFHFVPVGNAGNYTAYTRGYREDIAAGNATRLPRMFGFQAAGSAPIVRGEPVKDPDTIASAIRIGNPASWELALQARDESDGYFGAIDDDKILEAQRILSAEVGIFVEPASAISVAGLLERSAAGVVPPGARVVLTVTGHGLKDPQWALRTADGSDVQPTIVPVDTAQIASVLGLVS, from the coding sequence GACCCTCGGTGAAGGCGGCACGCCACTCCTTCCCGCCCCGGCGCTCTCGGCCCGCACCGGCGCCGACGTGTGGGTGAAGTTCGAGGGCATGAACCCCACGGGCTCCTTCAAGGACCGCGGCATGACGATGGCCGTCACGAAGGCCGTCGAGGGCGGTGCGAAGGTCGTCATCTGCGCATCGACGGGCAACACCTCCGCGTCGGCCGCCGCCTACGCCACGCACGCCGGCATCAAGGCCGCGGTGCTCGTGCCCGAGGGCAAGATCGCGCTGGGAAAGCTCAGCCAGGCCATCGCCCACAATGCCGAGCTGCTGCAGGTGCAGGGCAACTTTGACGACTGCCTCGACATCGCCCGTGACCTCGCAGCGAACTACCCGGTGCACCTCGTCAACTCGGTCAACAACGACCGCATCGAGGGTCAGAAGACCGCGGCGTTCGAAGTCGTCGAGGTGCTCGGCGACGCGCCCGACTTCCACTTCGTGCCGGTCGGCAACGCCGGCAACTACACGGCCTACACGCGCGGCTACCGCGAAGACATCGCGGCGGGCAACGCCACCCGCCTGCCCCGCATGTTCGGCTTCCAGGCCGCGGGCTCGGCGCCGATCGTGCGCGGCGAGCCGGTGAAGGACCCCGACACCATCGCGAGCGCGATCCGCATCGGCAACCCCGCCTCGTGGGAGCTCGCCCTGCAGGCCCGTGACGAGTCCGACGGGTACTTCGGCGCGATCGACGACGACAAGATCCTCGAGGCGCAGCGCATCCTCTCGGCCGAGGTCGGCATCTTCGTCGAGCCGGCATCGGCCATCTCGGTCGCCGGTCTCCTCGAGCGCTCGGCCGCCGGGGTCGTGCCCCCGGGCGCCCGTGTCGTGCTGACGGTCACCGGCCACGGCCTGAAGGACCCGCAGTGGGCGCTCCGCACCGCCGACGGCTCCGACGTGCAGCCGACCATCGTGCCGGTCGACACCGCGCAGATCGCCTCGGTGCTCGGGCTCGTCTCATGA